A genomic region of Sideroxydans sp. CL21 contains the following coding sequences:
- a CDS encoding TIGR01777 family oxidoreductase has protein sequence MRILITGGTGLIGRHLCKALLSEGHHLTVLSRRAATVAVKCGATVRPRRGGAEPSGAGVAASHLLPQTAGFASNVSEVRAMASLNEWLPDRAFDAVINLAGEPIVDAYWSQQRKQVLRESRITLTEKLVQRIAAAKQKPKVLLSGSAIGYYGDRSDMELDEAAPAGTDFAAQLCVDWEAAALLAEQHDVRVCLLRTGLVLSKSGGLLGRMVLPFRLGLGARLGNGRQWMSWIHIADYVASVLRLLDDDQMRGPFNMTAPQPVTNAEFTRTLAKSLHRPAFLFAPEPVLKLAIGERAALLLEGQRVLPAKLVAAGGQFKYPNLADALDELLRR, from the coding sequence ATGCGCATTTTGATCACAGGCGGGACAGGACTGATCGGGAGGCACCTGTGCAAGGCCCTGCTGTCTGAAGGGCATCATCTGACCGTACTGAGCCGGCGCGCTGCAACAGTCGCGGTGAAATGCGGCGCAACGGTGCGGCCACGACGCGGTGGGGCGGAGCCCTCAGGTGCGGGAGTGGCCGCATCGCACCTCCTCCCGCAAACGGCTGGCTTCGCCAGTAACGTGTCGGAGGTGCGGGCCATGGCGTCACTCAACGAATGGCTGCCGGACCGGGCTTTCGACGCAGTCATCAATCTGGCGGGTGAGCCCATTGTGGACGCGTACTGGTCGCAGCAACGCAAGCAGGTGTTGCGTGAAAGCAGGATCACACTGACCGAAAAACTGGTGCAACGCATCGCTGCGGCCAAACAGAAACCCAAGGTGCTGCTGAGCGGCTCGGCTATCGGTTATTACGGCGATCGTAGTGATATGGAACTGGATGAAGCTGCGCCGGCCGGAACAGATTTTGCGGCGCAACTCTGCGTTGACTGGGAGGCGGCGGCGCTCCTCGCTGAACAACATGACGTGCGCGTGTGCCTGCTGCGTACCGGACTGGTATTGAGCAAAAGCGGCGGATTACTGGGACGGATGGTGTTGCCGTTCAGGCTGGGTCTGGGCGCGCGCCTGGGCAATGGCAGACAATGGATGAGCTGGATCCATATCGCGGATTATGTCGCGTCGGTGCTGCGTTTGCTTGACGACGACCAGATGCGCGGCCCGTTCAATATGACAGCGCCGCAGCCGGTGACGAACGCCGAATTTACCCGAACATTGGCCAAATCATTGCACCGGCCCGCTTTCCTGTTTGCTCCGGAGCCGGTTTTAAAGCTGGCCATAGGGGAACGTGCCGCACTGTTGCTGGAGGGGCAACGTGTGCTTCCTGCAAAGCTGGTTGCGGCAGGCGGACAATTCAAATATCCCAATCTTGCCGACGCATTGGATGAATTGTTACGTCGGTAA
- a CDS encoding tyrosine-type recombinase/integrase, translating to MFNFARQYGYTDAPNPCAGVKGHKETGRDRYVEDSEYLAVWGNAHYTVQDAMDLAHLTGQRPADLLKFNRSHIRDELLGLTQNKTGKKLRIEITGELQSLIERILGHVNYSMTCDALLQDGNGQRLTYGALRARFDKAREAAGVSFQFRDIRAKTATDTENLAHAQKLLGHKTRAMTEHYTRHRKGDKVSPLK from the coding sequence GTGTTCAACTTCGCCAGGCAGTACGGCTACACCGACGCGCCGAACCCCTGCGCAGGCGTCAAAGGGCACAAGGAAACTGGAAGGGACAGATACGTTGAAGACTCTGAATATCTGGCCGTGTGGGGGAACGCGCACTACACCGTGCAGGACGCAATGGACCTGGCACACCTCACCGGTCAGCGCCCCGCCGATCTGCTCAAGTTCAACCGCAGCCATATACGTGATGAACTGCTGGGACTCACTCAAAACAAAACAGGGAAGAAACTGCGCATTGAGATCACTGGCGAACTGCAAAGCCTGATAGAGCGCATTTTAGGCCACGTGAATTACTCAATGACCTGCGATGCCCTGCTGCAGGATGGGAACGGCCAGCGCCTCACCTACGGTGCTTTGCGCGCGCGTTTCGACAAGGCGCGTGAAGCGGCCGGCGTCAGCTTCCAATTCAGGGACATTCGCGCCAAGACAGCGACCGACACTGAGAATCTGGCGCATGCCCAAAAACTGCTAGGACACAAGACACGAGCCATGACAGAGCACTACACACGCCATCGGAAAGGCGATAAGGTCAGCCCTTTGAAATGA
- a CDS encoding NYN domain-containing protein — translation MGQNRVFVFVDGFNLYHAINDLNWNPATKRLTNHKHHLKWLNITSLSQALIHPQNDVLVGTYYFSAYAGWVPVDVQDRHRDYVAVLKSTGVVPVMGTFKKKPRKCPSCKHEWDTHEEKESDVNIALYLLQGAHENIFDKAIIFTADTDLAPAIRLVREKFPHKEVHVAIPERRLNRSKALENAATGRIRVTEQHFERNLFPAQVALQSGTVINRPTKYTPPK, via the coding sequence GTGGGTCAAAATCGAGTATTCGTTTTTGTTGATGGGTTCAATCTTTATCATGCCATCAACGATCTAAACTGGAATCCCGCTACAAAGCGGCTCACCAACCACAAGCATCACCTCAAGTGGTTGAATATCACTTCACTTAGCCAAGCGCTCATTCACCCCCAAAATGATGTATTGGTGGGTACATATTATTTCTCGGCTTATGCTGGCTGGGTGCCAGTAGATGTACAAGATAGACACCGCGACTATGTGGCCGTGTTGAAATCAACAGGCGTCGTTCCGGTGATGGGGACATTTAAGAAGAAACCACGTAAATGCCCCAGTTGCAAACATGAGTGGGATACTCATGAGGAAAAGGAAAGTGACGTCAATATTGCGCTGTACTTATTGCAGGGTGCTCATGAAAATATTTTCGACAAAGCAATCATTTTCACAGCGGATACTGATCTAGCTCCAGCGATCCGTCTAGTGAGAGAGAAATTCCCACACAAGGAAGTGCATGTGGCTATTCCAGAGCGTCGTCTAAATCGATCCAAAGCGCTTGAGAATGCAGCTACGGGAAGAATTCGTGTGACTGAGCAGCACTTTGAACGAAACCTATTTCCTGCGCAGGTCGCTTTGCAAAGCGGGACGGTCATTAATCGCCCAACGAAATACACGCCACCCAAATAA
- a CDS encoding co-chaperone GroES encodes MKIRPLHDRVIVKRMEEERKTASGIVIPDAATEKPDQGEIVAVGNGKMGDDGKLQAMNVKVGDRVLFGKYSGQAFKIDGVELLTMREDDIIGVVEK; translated from the coding sequence ATGAAGATCCGTCCTTTGCACGACCGTGTAATCGTCAAGCGCATGGAAGAAGAGCGCAAGACAGCGTCCGGTATTGTTATTCCCGATGCGGCCACCGAGAAGCCTGACCAAGGCGAAATCGTCGCCGTAGGCAACGGCAAGATGGGTGATGACGGCAAGCTGCAAGCTATGAACGTCAAGGTCGGTGACCGCGTTCTGTTCGGCAAATATTCCGGTCAGGCCTTCAAGATCGATGGAGTTGAACTGCTGACCATGCGTGAAGACGACATCATCGGCGTAGTCGAAAAATAA
- a CDS encoding adenylate/guanylate cyclase domain-containing protein, whose protein sequence is MGSTPFWKKMLMLGNTTVLSLLLATLSIFSVLLLYYTQNPFLEAFEARTYDLRFRDLRGPIQPNPDIGIIAIDEKSIAELGRYPWSRDRYAPLLDRLAAAKVKAVMFDAFFPEHDTAANDKNFAAAIRRAGNVVLGTTFDFDKNGRVATVTRSLPEIERGAIGIGHINQLPDDDGVIRRNPLLIEADGKQVPSLGLMAAMLALGETKFATEDFDIALGNHDIPVDAENRMWINYVGGPGIYPRYSFVDVMNGRIPAEKLKGKILFIGATALGIYDMRVTPFSGNTPGVELHATIADDIISGRYIRQGGMEALIDMFFIVAMGAVAFFLTTRLRLYGAIPATAVLIAGYVWFTYYMFNAGQWINMIYPVISAVIAVLVGGGFRYLVLERSAREMRSMFSSYLSPKLVARLEKDPEAARIGGDNKEVTVLFTDIKGFTSFSEAHPPQEVVSRLNEYLGAMVQVIEQHDGTIDKFIGDGIMAYWGAPLAQPDHAKLAIDCIRAIHVRMEALRTQWKERGVEPFSIRGGIQSGEVVAGNVGLAGKKMEYTVIGDTVNQAARLEGSAKYYGVTYLVGEETYQMTREMCRYRELDKIRVVGKQLPVTIYEPLEGMSALDFPMAARFEAALALYRAGEWEKAQAAFSTVLDAALEDKPSRIYFERCGYFMQNPPPEDWDGVFNREEK, encoded by the coding sequence ATGGGCAGCACACCGTTCTGGAAAAAGATGTTGATGCTCGGGAATACCACCGTGCTATCCCTCTTGCTGGCGACGCTTTCCATCTTCAGTGTTTTGTTGCTTTACTACACGCAGAATCCCTTCCTTGAAGCTTTTGAGGCTAGGACATACGATCTTCGCTTCAGGGACCTGCGCGGTCCGATCCAGCCCAATCCGGACATCGGGATTATCGCCATCGACGAGAAGAGCATCGCCGAACTGGGGCGCTATCCCTGGAGCCGCGACCGCTATGCGCCGCTTTTGGACAGGCTGGCCGCCGCAAAAGTGAAGGCCGTGATGTTTGACGCATTTTTCCCCGAGCATGATACCGCCGCGAATGACAAGAACTTTGCTGCGGCCATCAGGCGCGCGGGAAATGTTGTGCTGGGGACGACTTTCGATTTCGACAAGAATGGCCGTGTAGCCACTGTTACCCGCAGCTTGCCGGAGATCGAGCGCGGCGCGATCGGGATCGGGCATATCAATCAGTTGCCGGACGACGATGGTGTGATTCGCCGCAATCCGCTGTTGATCGAAGCGGATGGCAAGCAGGTTCCCTCGTTGGGATTGATGGCGGCGATGCTGGCGCTGGGGGAAACGAAGTTCGCCACCGAGGACTTCGATATCGCGCTGGGAAACCATGACATTCCGGTGGATGCCGAAAATCGAATGTGGATCAACTACGTAGGCGGCCCGGGCATTTATCCGCGGTATTCCTTTGTGGACGTGATGAATGGGCGCATTCCCGCAGAGAAATTGAAAGGCAAAATATTATTCATCGGTGCGACCGCATTGGGCATCTACGACATGCGCGTTACGCCATTCAGCGGCAATACTCCGGGGGTGGAGTTGCACGCCACCATCGCCGACGACATCATCAGCGGGCGTTACATTCGCCAAGGGGGCATGGAGGCGCTGATCGATATGTTCTTCATCGTTGCGATGGGGGCGGTTGCATTTTTCCTGACCACCCGCCTGCGCCTGTATGGAGCGATTCCGGCAACAGCCGTATTGATAGCCGGGTACGTCTGGTTCACTTATTACATGTTCAACGCGGGTCAATGGATCAACATGATCTATCCGGTCATTTCGGCGGTCATTGCCGTACTGGTCGGAGGGGGCTTCCGCTATCTGGTATTGGAACGAAGTGCGCGTGAAATGCGCTCGATGTTTTCCAGCTATCTGTCCCCCAAGCTTGTTGCGCGACTGGAGAAGGATCCCGAGGCGGCCAGGATAGGCGGGGATAACAAGGAAGTGACAGTACTGTTTACCGACATCAAGGGATTCACTTCCTTCAGCGAAGCGCATCCGCCACAGGAGGTGGTGTCACGCCTCAACGAATATCTGGGGGCGATGGTGCAAGTGATCGAACAGCATGACGGCACCATAGACAAATTCATCGGTGACGGCATCATGGCCTATTGGGGGGCGCCGCTGGCGCAACCCGACCATGCGAAGCTGGCTATCGATTGCATCAGGGCGATCCATGTGCGGATGGAAGCGTTACGTACCCAATGGAAGGAAAGAGGAGTTGAACCGTTCAGTATCCGCGGCGGAATCCAGTCCGGAGAGGTGGTGGCGGGCAACGTCGGCCTTGCGGGCAAGAAAATGGAATACACCGTCATCGGCGATACAGTGAATCAGGCCGCACGTCTTGAAGGATCGGCAAAATATTACGGCGTTACCTACCTGGTTGGCGAAGAAACCTATCAAATGACACGTGAAATGTGCCGATACAGGGAGTTGGACAAGATACGCGTTGTGGGTAAACAACTCCCCGTTACCATCTATGAGCCTCTGGAAGGTATGTCTGCGCTGGATTTCCCGATGGCGGCCCGTTTTGAAGCTGCGCTGGCCTTGTACCGGGCCGGGGAATGGGAAAAAGCACAAGCAGCATTTTCAACTGTGCTCGATGCCGCACTTGAGGATAAACCCAGTAGAATATACTTTGAACGGTGTGGGTATTTCATGCAGAACCCGCCGCCTGAAGATTGGGACGGCGTGTTCAACCGCGAAGAAAAATAA
- the bioA gene encoding adenosylmethionine--8-amino-7-oxononanoate transaminase, producing MILRMSANSSLLERSLSAVWHPCTQMKRHETLPLVPIARGEGVWLYDLDGKRYLDTVSSWWVNLFGHCNPRTNAAVADQLGKLEHVMLAGFTHEPVVQLSERLRALAPSGLGHCFYGSDGASATEIALKMSAHYWRNTGRPQKTEFISLQNSYHGETLGALSVTDVALFRDAYGALIRQNATVPCPDWRNAEAGVSPEDYALRCATALEAHLQEHHDNIAAFIVEPLIQGAAGMAMYHPVYLSKARELCDRFDVHLIADEIAVGMGRTGTLFACEQAPRPHTKHRQERGISPDFLLLSKGITGGYLPLSVVMTTEDIYRAFYADETARGFLHSHSYTGNPLACRAALATLDIFAEDDVLNVNRTKAAFFNRIAQPLRDHPKVKNFRNTGMVWAFEVDTPHADFAQRCFSLGLQHELLLRPMGNTVYFMPPYVIREDEMQFLVTHTLKVIDRLI from the coding sequence ATGATTCTGCGTATGTCAGCCAACTCCAGCCTCCTCGAACGCAGCCTTTCCGCCGTATGGCATCCCTGCACCCAGATGAAACGACACGAAACGCTGCCATTGGTTCCGATCGCGCGCGGCGAGGGCGTGTGGCTATACGATCTGGACGGCAAGCGCTATCTGGACACGGTGAGCTCCTGGTGGGTGAATCTGTTTGGCCATTGCAATCCCCGCACCAATGCCGCTGTTGCCGACCAGCTCGGCAAACTGGAACATGTGATGCTGGCCGGTTTTACCCACGAGCCGGTGGTGCAACTGTCGGAAAGATTGCGCGCACTCGCCCCTTCCGGATTGGGGCATTGCTTCTACGGTTCGGACGGCGCCTCTGCAACCGAGATCGCCCTGAAGATGAGTGCCCATTACTGGCGCAATACCGGCCGCCCGCAGAAGACGGAATTCATCAGCTTGCAGAACAGTTACCACGGCGAGACGCTGGGCGCACTGTCGGTCACCGATGTCGCATTGTTTCGCGACGCTTACGGCGCGCTGATCAGACAGAATGCCACCGTCCCTTGCCCGGACTGGCGCAATGCGGAAGCGGGCGTAAGCCCGGAGGATTACGCACTGCGCTGCGCCACTGCACTCGAAGCCCACTTGCAGGAACATCACGACAACATCGCCGCCTTCATCGTCGAGCCGCTGATCCAGGGGGCGGCAGGCATGGCGATGTACCACCCAGTCTATTTGAGCAAAGCGCGAGAACTCTGTGACCGATTCGACGTGCATCTGATCGCCGACGAGATCGCAGTAGGCATGGGAAGAACCGGCACCCTGTTCGCCTGCGAACAGGCACCTCGGCCCCATACCAAACACCGGCAAGAGAGAGGGATTTCACCGGACTTCCTGCTGCTCTCCAAAGGCATCACCGGCGGTTACCTGCCGCTGTCGGTGGTCATGACGACAGAAGATATCTACCGCGCCTTCTACGCCGACGAGACCGCACGCGGTTTCCTGCATTCGCATTCCTATACCGGCAACCCGCTCGCCTGCCGTGCCGCGCTCGCCACGCTGGATATCTTTGCCGAAGACGACGTGCTCAACGTCAACCGAACCAAGGCAGCGTTTTTCAACCGCATCGCGCAGCCGTTGCGCGACCATCCCAAGGTGAAAAATTTCCGTAACACCGGCATGGTCTGGGCCTTCGAGGTGGATACGCCGCATGCCGACTTCGCCCAGCGTTGCTTCAGCCTCGGACTGCAACATGAGTTGCTGTTGCGCCCGATGGGCAACACGGTATATTTCATGCCGCCCTATGTCATTCGCGAAGACGAGATGCAATTTCTCGTCACACATACGCTGAAAGTGATCGATCGTCTGATATGA
- a CDS encoding TssQ family T6SS-associated lipoprotein, with product MKSATWIISLAPLLLSACAIASWNSDSRQDLEVGVKSFQEGDMATATLVLNHLLNHSLYDGLAAKGDQVTAHKYLAFIHCINDEVAQCRSEFKKALEINPHFKLKPEEAGHPEWGPAFREAHAAFILQQGN from the coding sequence GTGAAAAGTGCGACGTGGATTATTTCGCTGGCGCCCCTACTGCTAAGTGCCTGTGCCATTGCTTCGTGGAATAGCGATTCACGCCAGGATTTGGAGGTCGGGGTGAAGAGTTTTCAAGAAGGTGACATGGCGACCGCAACGCTGGTACTGAATCATCTATTGAATCACTCTCTCTATGACGGATTGGCCGCAAAGGGAGACCAGGTAACAGCGCACAAATATCTGGCGTTTATACATTGCATCAATGACGAAGTCGCGCAGTGCCGGAGCGAATTCAAAAAGGCGCTGGAGATCAATCCGCATTTCAAACTGAAACCGGAAGAGGCGGGACATCCCGAATGGGGTCCGGCGTTTCGCGAAGCGCATGCCGCTTTCATCTTGCAGCAAGGTAACTAA
- the groL gene encoding chaperonin GroEL (60 kDa chaperone family; promotes refolding of misfolded polypeptides especially under stressful conditions; forms two stacked rings of heptamers to form a barrel-shaped 14mer; ends can be capped by GroES; misfolded proteins enter the barrel where they are refolded when GroES binds), with translation MAAKDVKFHDAARAKMVVGVNILADAVKVTLGPKGRNVVLDRSYGSPTITKDGVSVAKEIELKDKFENMGAQMVKEVASKTSDVAGDGTTTATVLAQSIVQEGMKFVAAGMNPMDLKRGIDQAVIAAVAELKKISKPCTTSKEIAQVGSISANSDTVIGEKIAAAMEKVGKEGVITIEDGQGLEDELDIVEGMQFDRGYLSPYFINNADKQIAAMENPFILLHDKKISNIRDLLPVLEQVAKAGRPLLIVAEDVDGEALATLVVNNIRGILKTVAVKAPGFGDRRKAMLEDIAILTGGTVIAEEVGLTLEKATLADMGQAKRIEVGKENTTIIDGAGKEDAIKSRIGQINKQVEESTSDYDKEKLQERKAKLAGGVAVIKVGAATEVEMKEKKARVEDALHATRAAVEEGIVPGGGVALLRAKAAVAGLKGVNHDQDAGITIVLRAMESPIRAIVQNAGDEPSVVVNKVLEGKGSFGYNASTSEYGDMLVMGVVDPTKVTRVALQNAASIAGLMLTTACMVAELPEDKPAGGMGGGDMGGMGGMGGMM, from the coding sequence ATGGCAGCTAAAGACGTGAAATTCCATGATGCAGCACGTGCCAAGATGGTCGTGGGTGTCAACATTCTGGCCGATGCGGTCAAAGTAACGCTGGGCCCAAAGGGTCGTAACGTGGTGCTGGACCGTTCATACGGTTCTCCCACCATCACCAAGGACGGTGTATCCGTCGCCAAGGAAATTGAACTGAAGGACAAGTTCGAAAACATGGGCGCGCAAATGGTCAAGGAAGTTGCTTCCAAGACTTCCGACGTGGCCGGTGACGGAACAACCACCGCAACCGTGCTGGCTCAATCCATTGTGCAGGAAGGCATGAAGTTTGTTGCCGCCGGCATGAACCCGATGGACCTGAAGCGCGGTATCGATCAGGCTGTGATCGCCGCCGTTGCAGAACTGAAGAAGATCTCCAAGCCTTGCACCACCAGCAAGGAAATCGCGCAAGTGGGCAGCATCTCTGCCAACTCCGACACCGTGATCGGCGAGAAGATTGCTGCTGCGATGGAAAAAGTGGGCAAGGAAGGCGTCATCACCATTGAAGACGGCCAGGGCCTGGAAGACGAACTGGACATCGTGGAAGGCATGCAATTCGACCGCGGTTACCTGTCGCCCTACTTCATCAACAATGCCGACAAGCAAATTGCTGCGATGGAGAATCCCTTCATCCTGTTGCACGACAAGAAAATCTCCAACATCCGCGACCTGCTGCCCGTACTGGAACAAGTCGCCAAGGCTGGTCGTCCGCTGCTGATCGTCGCCGAAGATGTAGACGGCGAAGCGCTGGCAACCCTGGTTGTGAACAACATCCGCGGCATCCTGAAGACTGTTGCGGTCAAGGCACCCGGCTTCGGCGATCGTCGCAAGGCCATGCTGGAAGACATCGCTATCCTGACCGGCGGCACCGTGATCGCCGAAGAAGTCGGCCTGACCCTGGAAAAAGCGACTCTGGCCGACATGGGCCAAGCCAAGCGCATCGAAGTGGGCAAGGAAAACACCACGATCATCGACGGCGCAGGCAAGGAAGATGCGATCAAGTCGCGTATCGGCCAGATCAACAAGCAAGTTGAAGAGTCCACCAGCGACTACGACAAGGAAAAACTGCAAGAGCGCAAAGCCAAGCTGGCTGGTGGCGTTGCAGTGATCAAGGTCGGCGCTGCGACCGAAGTCGAAATGAAGGAAAAGAAGGCGCGCGTGGAAGATGCATTGCACGCAACCCGCGCCGCGGTTGAAGAAGGCATTGTTCCTGGAGGCGGAGTTGCATTGCTGCGTGCCAAGGCAGCGGTTGCCGGACTCAAGGGCGTGAACCACGACCAGGACGCCGGTATCACCATCGTCCTGCGCGCCATGGAATCGCCTATCCGCGCCATCGTTCAGAACGCAGGTGATGAGCCCAGCGTTGTGGTGAACAAGGTATTGGAAGGCAAGGGCAGCTTCGGTTACAACGCGTCCACCAGCGAGTATGGCGACATGCTGGTCATGGGCGTGGTCGATCCGACCAAGGTAACACGCGTTGCTTTGCAGAACGCTGCCTCCATCGCCGGTCTGATGCTGACGACCGCTTGCATGGTGGCTGAATTGCCGGAAGACAAGCCAGCCGGTGGTATGGGTGGTGGAGATATGGGCGGTATGGGTGGTATGGGCGGCATGATGTAA